A DNA window from Amycolatopsis sp. DSM 110486 contains the following coding sequences:
- a CDS encoding LLM class flavin-dependent oxidoreductase has translation MTEQSVNFGLWYDFRNPEQWFRPFSTLYREALDQLAWAESVGIGSVWLTEHHFCEDGYTPSPYTLAAAIGERTKTMRIGTNLVIAPLHNPVRLAEDAATLSLLTGGRFDLGLGQGYWAPEFAAFDRNLKHRPSLLEESVAVIRQAWSGEEKPFEGKRFSLPSVRITPKPEVLPKLLVGAMADPAIERAARISDGFLSTQNVHQQSYLDAMDRVGRSSADGQIFAGQWAVIAEDPEREWARIGQYALYQLNNYIEWGAFGPPDVVPKFENADQIVEGGAFQLWDVATAVDELTALLKDKPQIKDVHFWAQLPGEPVDSGSARIELLATKVVPQVRERLGEKAGVAG, from the coding sequence GTGACCGAGCAAAGCGTCAATTTCGGGCTCTGGTACGACTTCCGCAACCCCGAGCAGTGGTTCCGGCCCTTTTCCACGCTGTACCGCGAAGCGCTGGACCAGCTCGCGTGGGCGGAGAGCGTCGGGATCGGCTCGGTCTGGCTGACCGAGCACCACTTCTGCGAGGACGGCTACACGCCCTCGCCGTACACGTTGGCCGCGGCGATCGGCGAGCGCACGAAGACCATGCGCATCGGCACGAACCTCGTGATCGCGCCGCTGCACAACCCCGTGCGCCTCGCCGAGGACGCCGCGACGCTGTCGCTGCTCACCGGCGGCCGCTTCGACCTCGGGCTCGGCCAGGGTTACTGGGCGCCGGAGTTCGCGGCGTTCGACCGCAACCTCAAGCACCGGCCGAGCCTGCTCGAAGAGAGCGTGGCGGTGATCCGCCAGGCGTGGTCGGGTGAGGAGAAACCATTCGAGGGCAAGCGGTTCTCGCTGCCGTCGGTGCGGATCACGCCGAAGCCGGAGGTCCTCCCGAAGCTGCTCGTGGGCGCGATGGCCGACCCGGCGATCGAGCGCGCGGCCCGCATCTCCGACGGGTTCCTCAGCACCCAGAACGTGCACCAGCAGTCCTATTTGGACGCGATGGACCGCGTGGGCAGGTCCTCGGCCGACGGCCAGATCTTCGCCGGCCAGTGGGCTGTGATCGCCGAGGACCCGGAGCGCGAGTGGGCGCGGATCGGGCAGTACGCGTTGTACCAGCTCAACAACTACATCGAGTGGGGCGCCTTCGGCCCGCCCGACGTGGTGCCGAAGTTCGAGAACGCGGACCAGATCGTCGAAGGTGGCGCGTTCCAGCTGTGGGACGTGGCCACGGCCGTCGACGAGCTGACGGCGCTGCTGAAGGACAAGCCGCAGATCAAGGACGTGCACTTCTGGGCGCAGCTGCCCGGCGAGCCGGTGGACAGCGGTTCGGCGCGCATCGAGCTGCTGGCCACGAAGGTCGTGCCGCAGGTTCGGGAGCGGCTGGGCGAGAAGGCGGGGGTGGCGGGGTGA
- a CDS encoding bifunctional 3,4-dihydroxy-2-butanone-4-phosphate synthase/GTP cyclohydrolase II — protein MQHAVAALAQGRLVVVVDDADRENEGDLVGAARTMTAEQMAFLVRHTTGIVCAPMPGERADALRLRQMVADNTDAHGTAFTVSVDHLASGTGVSAADRTTTVRALADPATKPGELRRPGHVFPLRAREGGVLVRAGHTEAAVDLLAMAGAGDVGVISELVADDGSMLRGTAVEEFARRFDLPLLRIADLVRYRGATERLVEPVASAAMPTAFGDFRAVAYRSVLDGTEHLALVRGDVAAAGQSSAGALVRVHSECLTGDILGSLRCDCGAQLEYALREIAAEGAGAVIYLRGHEGRGIGLAHKIHAYALQEQGLDTVEANLAQGLPVDSRSYGIGAQILTDLGVRRMRLITNNPAKYGGLEGYALDIVGRVRLPVTQTPHNVRYLRTKQERMGHDLGVLASGMDGSG, from the coding sequence GTGCAGCACGCCGTCGCGGCGTTGGCGCAGGGCCGGCTGGTCGTGGTCGTCGACGACGCCGACCGCGAGAACGAGGGTGACCTCGTCGGTGCCGCGCGGACGATGACCGCTGAGCAGATGGCGTTCCTCGTGCGGCACACCACGGGCATCGTCTGCGCGCCGATGCCCGGCGAGCGCGCGGACGCGTTGCGGCTGCGGCAGATGGTCGCGGACAACACCGACGCGCACGGCACGGCGTTCACGGTGAGCGTCGACCACCTGGCGAGCGGCACGGGCGTGTCGGCCGCGGACCGGACCACGACCGTGCGGGCGCTCGCGGACCCGGCCACGAAACCCGGTGAGCTGCGCCGGCCCGGCCACGTGTTCCCGCTGCGGGCGCGCGAAGGCGGCGTGCTGGTGCGGGCCGGGCACACGGAGGCGGCCGTCGACCTGCTGGCGATGGCCGGCGCGGGTGACGTCGGCGTGATCAGCGAGCTCGTGGCCGACGACGGGTCGATGTTGCGCGGCACCGCGGTGGAGGAGTTCGCTCGGCGGTTCGACCTGCCGTTGCTGCGGATCGCCGACCTCGTGCGCTACCGCGGGGCGACGGAACGCCTGGTGGAGCCCGTGGCGAGCGCGGCCATGCCGACGGCGTTCGGCGACTTCCGCGCGGTCGCGTACCGGTCCGTGCTCGACGGCACGGAGCACCTCGCGTTGGTGCGCGGCGACGTCGCGGCGGCCGGGCAGTCGTCTGCCGGTGCCCTGGTCAGGGTGCACAGCGAATGCCTCACCGGCGACATCCTGGGCTCGCTGCGGTGCGACTGCGGTGCACAGCTGGAGTACGCGCTGCGGGAGATCGCGGCTGAGGGCGCCGGGGCGGTCATCTACCTGCGTGGCCACGAGGGCCGCGGGATCGGGCTGGCGCACAAGATCCACGCGTACGCGCTGCAGGAGCAGGGTCTGGACACCGTCGAGGCCAACCTCGCGCAAGGCCTGCCGGTCGATTCGCGCAGCTACGGCATCGGGGCCCAGATCCTGACCGACCTCGGCGTTCGCCGGATGCGGCTCATCACGAACAACCCGGCCAAGTACGGCGGGCTCGAGGGCTACGCGCTCGACATCGTCGGGCGGGTGCGCCTGCCCGTGACGCAGACGCCACACAACGTGCGTTACCTGCGGACCAAGCAGGAGCGCATGGGCCATGACCTGGGCGTACTCGCTTCGGGCATGGACGGGAGCGGGTGA
- a CDS encoding SDR family NAD(P)-dependent oxidoreductase, protein MTTWLVTGGSRGIGRAVVDHVAAAGDNVASLARSAGSSPPAVPNRVLEVKGDVTDEDSIHRCVEAVTERFGSIDVVVNSAGVHRGRRIDALARSAWDEVLATNLTGAFEVCRAVVPKLARGSAIVNVGAVVGLRGFPGDVAYGSAKAGLSGLTQVLAVELAPRGVRVNLVVPGFVDTDMTAGLSDRARKSIVDKIPAGRIGTTAEIAEVIVAVARSTYMTGATVPVDGGLLATFGGG, encoded by the coding sequence ATGACCACCTGGCTCGTCACCGGCGGTTCGCGCGGAATCGGCCGCGCCGTCGTCGACCACGTCGCCGCCGCGGGTGACAACGTGGCGTCGCTGGCGCGTTCGGCCGGCTCCTCGCCGCCGGCGGTGCCGAACCGCGTGCTCGAGGTCAAGGGCGACGTGACCGACGAGGACTCGATCCACCGCTGCGTCGAGGCCGTGACCGAGCGGTTCGGCTCGATCGACGTGGTGGTCAACAGCGCCGGCGTGCACCGCGGCCGCCGCATCGACGCGCTCGCCAGATCCGCGTGGGACGAGGTGCTCGCCACGAACCTCACCGGCGCGTTCGAGGTCTGCCGCGCGGTGGTGCCCAAACTGGCGCGCGGTTCGGCGATCGTCAACGTCGGCGCGGTCGTCGGGTTGCGTGGTTTTCCCGGCGACGTCGCGTACGGCTCGGCGAAGGCGGGGCTGTCGGGGCTGACGCAGGTGCTCGCCGTGGAGCTCGCTCCGCGAGGTGTGCGCGTGAACCTCGTGGTCCCGGGCTTTGTGGACACCGACATGACCGCGGGGCTCAGCGATCGGGCCCGCAAGAGCATCGTCGACAAGATTCCCGCCGGACGCATCGGGACGACGGCCGAGATCGCCGAGGTCATCGTGGCCGTGGCGCGCTCGACGTACATGACGGGCGCGACCGTGCCCGTCGACGGCGGTCTGCTCGCCACATTCGGCGGCGGCTGA
- a CDS encoding LLM class flavin-dependent oxidoreductase, which produces MDVGMLLVFQNWFEDVSDHEVFTRELEMGVLGEQYGFDSVWSAEHHFDDYSMCPDNLQIMAYLAGRTSKIKLGTGAVILPWNDPLRVVEKAIMLDHMSNGRLLLGMGRGLAKMEYEGFRVDMNESRERFDEAAAMIIRGLQNGYVENDGKYYKQPRVTVRPGLAGHSWEGRIFGVAMSPDSIPAVAELGAQMMTFMQYDFAQHLEAIDRWRGLHREKHGTEPGAPLIQDFVYCHEDPEEAKRIAHEHISRYFLSVIKHYDFAGSHWRETKGYEAYQAGADMIREAGMETAASAYVDANIWGTPEEIVEKYAARRAQGGELMANAAFCFGGLPLDKAEASMRLFGEKVVPQLHKMSSRAPAGV; this is translated from the coding sequence ATGGACGTCGGAATGCTGCTGGTCTTCCAGAACTGGTTCGAGGACGTCAGCGACCACGAGGTCTTCACGCGCGAGCTCGAGATGGGCGTGCTGGGCGAGCAGTACGGCTTCGACTCCGTCTGGTCGGCCGAGCACCACTTCGACGACTACTCGATGTGCCCGGACAACCTCCAGATCATGGCCTACCTCGCCGGGCGCACGTCGAAGATCAAGCTCGGCACGGGCGCGGTCATCCTGCCCTGGAACGACCCGCTCCGCGTGGTGGAGAAGGCCATCATGCTCGACCACATGTCCAACGGGCGCCTGCTGCTCGGCATGGGCCGCGGCCTGGCGAAGATGGAGTACGAGGGCTTCCGCGTCGACATGAACGAGTCGCGCGAGCGCTTCGACGAGGCCGCCGCGATGATCATCCGCGGGCTGCAGAACGGGTATGTCGAGAACGACGGCAAGTACTACAAGCAGCCGCGCGTCACCGTCCGCCCCGGACTGGCCGGGCACTCGTGGGAAGGCCGGATCTTCGGCGTCGCGATGTCGCCCGACTCGATCCCGGCCGTCGCGGAGCTGGGCGCGCAGATGATGACGTTCATGCAGTACGACTTCGCCCAGCACCTCGAGGCGATCGACCGCTGGCGCGGCCTGCACCGCGAGAAGCACGGCACCGAGCCGGGCGCGCCGCTGATCCAGGACTTCGTGTACTGCCACGAAGACCCTGAAGAGGCGAAACGCATCGCGCACGAGCACATCTCGCGCTACTTCCTGTCGGTGATCAAGCACTACGACTTCGCCGGCTCGCACTGGCGTGAGACGAAGGGTTACGAGGCCTACCAGGCCGGCGCCGACATGATCCGCGAGGCGGGCATGGAAACGGCGGCGAGCGCGTACGTCGACGCGAACATCTGGGGCACACCCGAGGAGATCGTGGAGAAGTACGCCGCTCGGCGCGCGCAGGGCGGCGAGTTGATGGCCAACGCCGCGTTCTGCTTCGGCGGCCTGCCGCTGGACAAGGCGGAGGCGAGCATGCGGCTGTTCGGCGAGAAGGTGGTGCCGCAGCTGCACAAGATGTCCTCGCGCGCGCCCGCGGGGGTGTGA
- a CDS encoding LLM class flavin-dependent oxidoreductase codes for MKFGVFYVLECRDHDFRRAYEEMLAQIAYAEQLGFDEVWLAEHHGSDYGSMPSPQVAAAAVAERTSRMRIGIAVSNLTFDWPVRVAEDYAMVDVLSNGRLDFGAGRGYQPGEFHNMGVGDRQDVSREVFDEALEIVRGLWSKRAGEPFSFHGKHFDLTEVDCRPTPVQRPTPPIYVASISPETFHLAAAQGYNLLVTPTLMTLPELNRLVVDIKRSLITGGRDPLSLDFPMNWQVHLADTTEEALANVAEPLSWYYRHVLDLVPSGPRAPHTYERYAELVAASEEAGGPTLDGLRESGVVYVGDPAGLVAEIETLYEETGLQHLICWMRIGGLAHEKVLHSLELFAEHVLPRFRDRPPVVPRALRAEVAAIH; via the coding sequence ATGAAGTTCGGCGTCTTCTATGTCCTCGAGTGCCGCGACCACGACTTCCGCCGCGCGTACGAGGAGATGCTCGCGCAGATCGCGTACGCCGAGCAGCTCGGGTTCGACGAGGTGTGGCTCGCCGAGCACCACGGCAGCGACTACGGCTCGATGCCGTCGCCGCAGGTCGCGGCCGCCGCGGTGGCCGAGCGCACGAGCCGGATGCGCATCGGCATCGCCGTCAGCAACCTGACCTTCGATTGGCCGGTGCGCGTGGCCGAGGACTACGCGATGGTCGACGTGCTGTCGAACGGTCGGCTCGATTTCGGCGCCGGCCGCGGCTACCAGCCGGGCGAGTTCCACAACATGGGCGTCGGCGACCGCCAGGACGTGAGCCGCGAGGTGTTCGACGAGGCGCTGGAAATCGTGCGCGGCCTGTGGAGCAAGCGCGCGGGCGAGCCGTTCTCCTTTCACGGCAAGCACTTCGACCTGACCGAGGTCGACTGCCGGCCCACGCCGGTGCAGCGCCCGACCCCGCCGATCTACGTCGCGTCGATCAGCCCCGAGACGTTCCACCTGGCGGCCGCGCAGGGGTACAACCTGCTGGTGACGCCGACGTTGATGACGTTGCCGGAGCTGAACCGGCTGGTGGTGGACATCAAGCGTTCGCTCATCACCGGCGGCCGCGACCCGCTGTCGCTCGACTTCCCGATGAACTGGCAGGTCCACCTCGCCGACACCACCGAGGAAGCACTGGCGAACGTCGCCGAACCGCTGTCCTGGTACTACCGCCACGTGCTCGACCTCGTGCCGAGCGGGCCCCGGGCACCGCATACCTACGAGCGTTACGCGGAACTCGTTGCCGCGTCGGAGGAAGCGGGCGGGCCGACGCTCGACGGGCTGCGGGAGAGCGGCGTGGTCTACGTGGGTGACCCGGCGGGGCTGGTCGCCGAGATCGAGACGCTGTACGAGGAAACCGGGCTGCAGCACCTCATCTGCTGGATGCGCATCGGTGGCCTCGCGCACGAAAAGGTGCTGCACTCGCTGGAACTGTTCGCCGAGCACGTGCTGCCCCGCTTCCGCGACCGGCCGCCGGTCGTGCCGCGGGCGTTGCGCGCAGAAGTCGCTGCCATCCATTGA
- a CDS encoding flavin reductase family protein, with translation MTRPAFAEQFREVMSGVCTPVSVVTALDGTRPHGTTVSAFASLSMDPPMVLVSLDRTSDLLAVVRRAGRFGLNVLESRQAKLAKRFARKGMAKFDGVTWELEDDLPRLAGSSGWVACTVEKFIEGGDHVVALGLVEAADSRPLAPLTYHARTFGTHTRTDD, from the coding sequence GTGACCAGACCGGCATTCGCCGAGCAGTTCCGCGAAGTGATGTCGGGCGTGTGCACCCCGGTTTCGGTGGTGACCGCCCTCGACGGCACGCGGCCGCACGGCACGACGGTGAGCGCGTTCGCGTCGCTCTCGATGGACCCGCCGATGGTGCTCGTGTCGCTCGACCGCACGTCGGACCTGTTGGCGGTGGTGCGGCGAGCCGGGCGCTTCGGGTTGAACGTGTTGGAAAGCCGCCAGGCGAAGCTCGCGAAACGCTTCGCCCGCAAGGGAATGGCCAAGTTCGACGGCGTCACCTGGGAGCTCGAGGACGACCTGCCGCGGCTCGCGGGCTCGTCCGGCTGGGTGGCGTGCACCGTCGAGAAGTTCATCGAAGGTGGTGACCACGTGGTCGCGCTCGGCCTGGTGGAGGCGGCAGACTCGCGGCCGCTCGCGCCGTTGACCTACCACGCGCGCACCTTCGGCACCCACACGCGGACAGACGACTGA
- a CDS encoding GAF domain-containing protein, with product MRDASVRSLARPVDPSHREREVIAAFSEITTEAITTTRLEDLLGLLGKQLCHLLGVTRCSVYLRDGDGRFRGAAGYCESEGDISAAVQAQEAGIRGDRFSREVIESAAPVLISDVPRDPRPHRRTMEHWHVRAMLGVPLVFDGKVIGLIFVDNVQKDHVYADEDVALAELFARLGALFLRQAMLNAHLKNKAAEVVRQKNTLAYLADVHQKLTNAVLDGASIQTVVTLLGELSAKPVVLYNEDFQVLAWSAPAGLKMTQPPELAQRIRELPSVKQALASLSASCPSTIVPPTPAVWVGRRHLMCRLIIEGQPSGYLGIVEVGRGLEELDTKLAEHGATVLSLQVLSERRQAEAEGQAREDFLSDLLHRTRDAEQLARRGPQFGVNLAQPHVLVRFALDNASQNVSVSVGRKLVIRSLATVLSVSEPAAVSLPGAVVALLSLPDGSEPRDLRAAVDEVRLAVGPRLRVRTAVISGVCRSPEDFPLAHRELREIDELATSFGWSGGVVTVTELGLFRLVASSGRVKEAVQFAHETIRPLREADSSLLETWRAFVAAEGRVQGTALELGVHENTIRYRLAKIGKLIGQDPGALDCLLQSRIAFQILDLAGW from the coding sequence ATGCGCGATGCTTCGGTTCGGTCCCTGGCGCGCCCCGTGGACCCGTCGCACCGTGAGCGTGAGGTCATCGCCGCGTTCAGCGAGATCACGACCGAGGCCATCACCACCACGCGGCTCGAGGATCTGCTGGGCCTGCTCGGCAAGCAGCTGTGCCACCTGCTGGGCGTCACGCGCTGTTCGGTGTACCTGCGCGACGGTGACGGCCGGTTCCGCGGCGCCGCCGGCTACTGCGAGAGCGAGGGCGACATCTCGGCCGCCGTGCAGGCGCAGGAGGCCGGCATCCGGGGCGACCGGTTCAGCCGCGAGGTCATCGAGTCCGCCGCGCCCGTGCTCATCTCCGACGTGCCGCGCGACCCGCGCCCGCACCGCCGCACCATGGAGCACTGGCACGTGCGCGCGATGCTCGGCGTACCGCTCGTGTTCGACGGCAAGGTGATCGGCCTGATCTTCGTCGACAACGTGCAGAAGGACCACGTGTACGCCGACGAAGACGTGGCGCTCGCGGAGCTGTTCGCCCGGCTGGGCGCGTTGTTCCTGCGGCAGGCCATGCTGAACGCGCACCTGAAGAACAAGGCCGCCGAGGTCGTGCGGCAGAAGAACACCTTGGCCTATCTGGCGGACGTGCACCAGAAGCTGACCAACGCCGTGCTCGACGGCGCGAGCATCCAGACCGTGGTGACGCTGCTCGGTGAGCTCTCGGCGAAGCCCGTGGTGCTGTACAACGAGGATTTCCAGGTGCTGGCGTGGTCCGCACCTGCGGGGTTGAAGATGACTCAGCCGCCGGAGCTGGCTCAGCGAATCCGCGAGCTGCCGTCGGTGAAGCAGGCGCTGGCGTCACTCAGCGCGAGCTGCCCGTCGACGATCGTGCCGCCGACGCCCGCCGTGTGGGTCGGGCGCCGGCACCTGATGTGCCGGCTGATCATCGAGGGTCAGCCCAGCGGGTACCTCGGGATCGTCGAGGTCGGACGCGGGCTGGAGGAGCTGGACACGAAGCTCGCCGAACACGGGGCGACGGTGCTGTCGTTGCAGGTGCTGTCCGAACGGCGCCAGGCGGAGGCGGAGGGGCAGGCACGGGAGGACTTCCTGTCGGATTTGCTGCACCGCACCCGCGATGCCGAGCAGCTGGCACGGCGGGGTCCGCAGTTCGGGGTGAATCTGGCTCAGCCGCACGTGCTGGTGCGGTTCGCGTTGGACAACGCGAGCCAGAACGTGAGTGTTTCGGTGGGGCGGAAGCTGGTGATCCGTTCTCTGGCCACGGTTTTGTCGGTGTCGGAACCTGCCGCGGTGAGTTTGCCGGGCGCGGTGGTGGCGTTGCTTTCGCTGCCCGACGGCTCCGAACCTCGGGACTTGCGCGCCGCCGTCGACGAGGTGCGCTTGGCTGTGGGCCCACGCCTGCGGGTGCGGACCGCGGTGATCTCGGGGGTGTGCCGTTCGCCGGAAGATTTCCCTTTGGCGCACAGGGAATTGCGGGAGATCGATGAGCTGGCCACGTCGTTCGGCTGGTCCGGCGGCGTGGTGACGGTGACTGAGCTGGGGTTGTTCCGGCTCGTCGCGTCCAGCGGGCGGGTGAAGGAGGCCGTGCAGTTCGCGCACGAGACGATCCGCCCGTTGCGGGAGGCGGACTCGTCGTTGCTGGAGACGTGGCGGGCTTTTGTGGCTGCGGAGGGGCGCGTTCAGGGCACGGCGTTGGAGCTGGGCGTGCACGAGAACACGATCCGGTACCGGCTGGCGAAGATCGGGAAACTCATCGGGCAGGATCCGGGTGCGCTGGATTGTCTGCTGCAGTCGCGGATCGCTTTTCAGATCTTGGATCTGGCCGGCTGGTGA
- a CDS encoding alpha/beta fold hydrolase, with protein MGYLEVEDGRRVYFERHRGSGRPIVLIHGWGATARCWDTTAPALRANGNEVVLLDQRACGRSDNDFSDVTISALGSDVVRLVEHLGLRAPVVNGWSLGGAVAVDAAAKLGSNCSGLVLTGGATPRYTSTSDWPHGGGVDDVKAVLGAAAADRANTFKGVAEAVCAEPQTADTLTWLWGMFMEMGPIGDESLLDLAELDQRKILGGLGVPVLFLHGRKDAFVPFSGAEAARDLCSDARLVEFPNAGHAPFLEDRDTYLAELTGFLNR; from the coding sequence ATGGGCTACCTAGAGGTCGAAGACGGCCGGCGGGTGTACTTCGAGCGCCACCGGGGCTCGGGCCGCCCGATCGTGCTGATCCACGGCTGGGGCGCGACCGCACGCTGCTGGGACACGACCGCGCCGGCCTTGCGCGCCAACGGTAACGAGGTCGTGCTGCTGGACCAGCGCGCGTGCGGCCGCTCGGACAACGATTTCTCCGACGTCACGATCTCCGCGCTCGGCTCCGACGTCGTGCGGCTCGTGGAGCACCTCGGCCTGCGTGCGCCCGTGGTCAACGGCTGGTCGCTCGGCGGCGCGGTCGCCGTCGACGCGGCCGCGAAGCTGGGCTCGAACTGCTCGGGGTTGGTCTTGACCGGTGGCGCCACCCCCCGTTACACGTCCACTTCGGACTGGCCGCACGGCGGTGGGGTCGACGACGTGAAGGCCGTGCTGGGTGCGGCCGCGGCTGACCGCGCGAACACGTTCAAGGGCGTCGCCGAAGCCGTGTGCGCCGAGCCGCAAACGGCCGACACGCTCACCTGGCTGTGGGGGATGTTCATGGAGATGGGCCCGATCGGCGACGAATCCCTGCTGGACTTGGCCGAGCTCGACCAGCGCAAGATCCTCGGCGGGCTCGGCGTTCCCGTGCTGTTCCTGCACGGGCGCAAGGACGCCTTCGTGCCCTTCTCCGGCGCCGAAGCCGCGCGTGACCTGTGCTCCGACGCGCGGCTTGTGGAATTCCCCAACGCCGGCCACGCGCCGTTCCTGGAGGACCGCGACACCTACCTCGCCGAGCTCACCGGCTTCCTGAACCGATGA
- a CDS encoding long-chain fatty acid--CoA ligase has product MNQPLVFTDLLHRAREFFPAQEIVEYGGGAETHRYTNRDFHQRVVALAGALVRLGVRPGDRVATLAWNHHRHLELYFAVPLAGAVLHTVNLRLEPTEIAYVLGHAEDVVVFADLSLLPRLEVARAERPAMLVVATDGSAPGVLTYEDLVSEGLPFENSPQIDENDLAALCYTSGTTGPPKGVGYSHRSLYLHTFAACLADGHAISERDTVLHVVPMFHANAWGIPFAALMTGAKQVLPGPHPVPAEIAKIVEAERVTYTGMVPTVAADLVRHVAATGADLSSLRALVLGGSPPDDELLRALDELGIPSFQGWGMTEISPMGTFSRPLPTVTDPAERRRSVRKQGRLLPGLRWRLVGEDGTDRPHDGVSRGELLIRGPWVATQYFRDEHPDSFADGWLRTGDIATIDADGYLEIVDRAKDLIKSGGEWISSVALEQALTANPAVAEAAVVAVAHERWQERPYALVVLEPGRADTSAEILADLRERVPRWWLPEGVLVVGELPRTSVGKIDKKVLRAKVAAGGAG; this is encoded by the coding sequence GTGAACCAGCCGCTCGTGTTCACCGACCTCCTGCACCGCGCGCGGGAGTTCTTCCCCGCCCAGGAGATCGTGGAGTACGGCGGCGGTGCCGAGACGCACCGGTACACCAACCGGGATTTCCACCAACGCGTCGTCGCGCTCGCCGGCGCCCTGGTCAGGCTGGGGGTGCGGCCCGGTGACCGGGTCGCCACCCTCGCCTGGAACCACCACCGCCACCTCGAGCTGTACTTCGCCGTGCCGCTCGCGGGCGCCGTGCTGCACACGGTGAACCTGCGGCTCGAGCCGACGGAGATCGCGTACGTGCTGGGCCACGCCGAGGACGTCGTGGTGTTCGCCGATCTGTCGCTGCTGCCCCGGCTGGAGGTGGCGCGGGCGGAGCGGCCGGCGATGCTCGTTGTCGCCACCGACGGCTCCGCGCCTGGGGTACTCACCTACGAGGACCTCGTATCCGAGGGGCTGCCCTTCGAGAACTCGCCGCAGATCGACGAAAACGATCTCGCCGCGCTCTGCTACACCTCCGGCACCACGGGCCCGCCGAAGGGCGTCGGCTACTCGCACCGGTCGCTCTACCTGCACACCTTCGCCGCCTGCCTCGCCGACGGCCACGCGATCAGCGAGCGCGACACCGTGCTCCACGTCGTGCCGATGTTCCACGCCAACGCGTGGGGCATCCCGTTCGCCGCGCTCATGACGGGCGCGAAGCAGGTGCTGCCCGGTCCCCACCCGGTGCCGGCCGAGATCGCGAAAATCGTCGAGGCCGAGCGCGTGACCTACACGGGCATGGTGCCGACCGTCGCGGCCGACCTCGTCCGTCACGTCGCCGCGACCGGCGCCGATCTGAGCAGTCTGCGCGCGCTCGTGCTCGGCGGCTCGCCCCCGGACGACGAGCTGCTGCGCGCCCTCGACGAGCTCGGCATCCCGTCGTTCCAGGGCTGGGGGATGACGGAGATCTCGCCGATGGGCACGTTCTCGCGGCCGCTGCCGACCGTGACGGATCCGGCCGAACGGCGCCGCAGCGTCCGCAAGCAGGGCCGGCTGCTGCCCGGCCTGCGCTGGCGGCTCGTCGGCGAAGACGGCACCGACCGGCCCCACGACGGCGTTTCGCGCGGTGAGCTGCTGATCCGCGGGCCGTGGGTCGCCACGCAGTACTTCCGCGACGAGCACCCGGACAGCTTCGCCGACGGCTGGCTGCGCACCGGTGACATCGCGACCATCGACGCCGACGGGTACCTGGAAATCGTCGACCGCGCCAAGGACCTGATCAAGAGCGGTGGTGAGTGGATCAGTTCCGTCGCGCTGGAGCAGGCGCTCACGGCCAACCCCGCCGTGGCCGAGGCCGCTGTGGTCGCCGTTGCGCACGAGCGTTGGCAGGAACGGCCGTACGCGCTCGTCGTGCTCGAACCCGGCCGTGCGGACACGTCGGCGGAAATCCTCGCTGACCTGCGTGAACGCGTGCCGCGCTGGTGGCTGCCCGAGGGCGTGCTCGTGGTCGGGGAACTGCCGCGCACGAGCGTCGGCAAGATCGACAAGAAGGTGCTGCGCGCGAAAGTGGCCGCGGGGGGTGCCGGATGA